The genomic stretch CTCCTGCAAACCCACAAGTTTACTAATTGTAAACAAGTGTGTTATGTTCTTACACGAAAATTGGCACAAGGGGCATTCAGATAATGTAATCCTTTGAATTAAAAGATGAAAATTTCGGGCTGTTTTCTGGCCTGTCATTTGCATTGAATTCCGGCAGCGAAGATATCACCTGCCCGGTCATGAAAATCCAACTGCTTTAAAAAAATCGGAATCCGGACAGGAACCTGAGAGGCCGATCTCTTTTCTCTCATGGTACTGTTCCCTTCGGCTGCTGGAGGATCCAGTGAAGAGGATTTACGCAAAAGAGGAAGTGTGTATCGGGTGCCGGCTATGCCAGGTCTATTGTCAGGTCGAGCATTCCGGGTCGAAAAATATTATTAAAACCTTCAAGGAGGAGATGCCGCCGGCGTCGCGGATCATCGTGGAGGAGGTCGGTCCCGTATCCTTCGCTCTTCAGTGCCGGAATTGTGATGAGCCGTATTGCGCCTATTCCTGCATCGCCGGCGCTATTTACCAGGACGAGAGGACCGGAGAGATCATCCACGACCCGGATAGGTGCATCGGTTGCTGGACATGTGTCCTCACCTGCACCAAGGGTGCTATCTGGCCTGATCGCAGGGAGAGGAACGTGGCCGCAAGGTGCGACATGTGCCCCGACAGAGAGATACCCGCCTGCGTGGAGATGTGCCCCAACGAGGCGCTCTATGTGGTCGATGAGGATTAAGAATAAATAACACTGGAAGCTGGGAAAAAAGGAAAAAACATGGCCGTTAAGAAATACGACTACCTGATAGTAGGCAACTCAGCCGGCGGGATCGGTTGTGTCGAGGGAATCCGCAGGGAGGACCGTGAGGGGAGTATCGCGATTCTTGCCGACGAAAAGCATCACACGTATTCAAGGCCCCTTATAACGCACCTCCTGGAGGGGGATGTCGATCGGAGGGGGATGGACTACCGCCCCAGGGACTTCTATCGGAAGCATTCGGTGGAACCTTTTCTCGGATTCAAGGCCGGCTCCCTGGACCTGGACAGGAGGTCGGTGCGTATCGAGGGTGAGAAGGGGAACGGTTCCAGGAACCTGAGATTCGATAAGCTCCTGCTTGCTACCGGAGGGTCGCCCTTCATACCTCCCATGGAGGGAGCGGACCTGGGCGGCGTCACCACCATGATCACCCTGGACCAGAGCCTGGAGGTGAAAAGACGGCTCGGCAGGGTAAAAAACGCCGTTGTGCTGGGCGCCGGCCTCATCGGCACCAAGACTGCCGAGGCCCTTTCAAAGGTTGTTGACCGGGTCACCGTAGTGGAACTTGCCGACAGGGTCCTTTCCCTTGTTTCCGATGAGACATCATCCCGGCTTGCCGCTGATGCCTTTCGGAAGAAAGGGGTGGAGATTCTCCTGGGTAATTCCATCATGGAGATCAGGGGTAAGGGAAAGGGTAAAGGTAAGGGTAGGGGTAAAGTGGAAGAGGTTCTCCTCCTGGATGGGACTGTAATTCCCTGCGATCTCCTGGTGGTTGCCGTGGGTGTGAGGCCCCGGACCGAACTTGCCGAGGGGACGGATATCGGGGTGGATACCACCAGGACAGGAGGCGGGTTTCTGGTCGAGGACAATATGGCCACAAACATCGAGGGGGTCTACGCCTGCGGCGACGCTTCCCATGCCCACGATTTCGTTACGGGAGCCCACCATCTCCTGCCCCTCTGGCCCAATGCCTATATCGGCGGGCGCATAGCGGGGCTCAATATGGCTGGGGTTCCCAGCCGGCATCGGTGGGCCACGAATATGAACTCGGTTGACTTTTTCGGGTTTCCCATGGTTTCGGCGGGGTTTCTTAAAAGGCCGAACCGTAAAGGGTTCACGGAAATCATAAGGGATGAGGAGGGTAAGTACGCCAGGCTCGTCCTCAAGGACGATGTCATAAAGGGCATGGTTATGGCGGGGAATGTCGCCCGGGCCGGGATATACCTTGGGCTGATGAGAAACAAGGTCAAGACAACATCCTTCTCCGAGCACCTCCTGGCGCACGATTTTGGCGCTGTCCACCTGCCGGACGAGGTCAAGGAGAAGATGAAGCAGCCAATCAGGGTGATAGAGTAGATCAGCGCGCCGGGTCCCGTGGAGTTAAAAGGCATGGATGGACTTTTTACGACACCATAAAACATAGGAACCAGACATGAAAAACCTTTCAAGGGTCAACAACCCGTACAACGACGACAAGGTCATCTCCCAGTGTTCCATCTTCGGGATGATGAACACCTCCGGGAAGCTCATTTCCGGCATGCAATGCATCACGGCCATCACCAACATGCATGAGCGGGGCAACGGGCTTGGGGCGGGGTTTGCCATATACGGCATCTATCCTGACCGGCCCGACGATTACGCTCTCCACATCATGTTCGACACCAAGATCAGCCGCGAGGAGACGGAAACCTATCTCAAGAGGCTCTTCGATATCAGCTTCGCTGAGGAGGTGCCCATATTTCCCACAGAGTCCATTATCAATCCCCCATATATCTATAGGTATTTCGTTCATCCCAAGCTCAAGGATACACATGAGATCGTCGATGAGGACGACCTGGTCACGCGAAGGGTATTTAAAATCAACACATCCATTGAAGGCGCCTTTGTTTTTTCTTCCGGAAAAAACATGGGGGTTTTCAAGGGGGTAGGATTCCCGGAGGAGATCGCCCAGTTTTTCGGGCTGGAGCACTACCGTGGTTATATCTGGACATCCCACGGACGATTTCCGACCAATACCCAGGGCTGGTGGGGCGGAGCCCACCCACTGTCACTGCTGGACTGGACAGTGGTTCACAACGGCGAAATCTCGTCCTACGGCGCCAACCGCAGGTTTCTCGAGATGTACGGCTATGT from Deltaproteobacteria bacterium encodes the following:
- a CDS encoding 4Fe-4S dicluster domain-containing protein: MKRIYAKEEVCIGCRLCQVYCQVEHSGSKNIIKTFKEEMPPASRIIVEEVGPVSFALQCRNCDEPYCAYSCIAGAIYQDERTGEIIHDPDRCIGCWTCVLTCTKGAIWPDRRERNVAARCDMCPDREIPACVEMCPNEALYVVDED
- a CDS encoding NAD(P)/FAD-dependent oxidoreductase — its product is MAVKKYDYLIVGNSAGGIGCVEGIRREDREGSIAILADEKHHTYSRPLITHLLEGDVDRRGMDYRPRDFYRKHSVEPFLGFKAGSLDLDRRSVRIEGEKGNGSRNLRFDKLLLATGGSPFIPPMEGADLGGVTTMITLDQSLEVKRRLGRVKNAVVLGAGLIGTKTAEALSKVVDRVTVVELADRVLSLVSDETSSRLAADAFRKKGVEILLGNSIMEIRGKGKGKGKGRGKVEEVLLLDGTVIPCDLLVVAVGVRPRTELAEGTDIGVDTTRTGGGFLVEDNMATNIEGVYACGDASHAHDFVTGAHHLLPLWPNAYIGGRIAGLNMAGVPSRHRWATNMNSVDFFGFPMVSAGFLKRPNRKGFTEIIRDEEGKYARLVLKDDVIKGMVMAGNVARAGIYLGLMRNKVKTTSFSEHLLAHDFGAVHLPDEVKEKMKQPIRVIE
- a CDS encoding glutamine amidotransferase family protein, coding for MKNLSRVNNPYNDDKVISQCSIFGMMNTSGKLISGMQCITAITNMHERGNGLGAGFAIYGIYPDRPDDYALHIMFDTKISREETETYLKRLFDISFAEEVPIFPTESIINPPYIYRYFVHPKLKDTHEIVDEDDLVTRRVFKINTSIEGAFVFSSGKNMGVFKGVGFPEEIAQFFGLEHYRGYIWTSHGRFPTNTQGWWGGAHPLSLLDWTVVHNGEISSYGANRRFLEMYGYVCTMQTDTEVVAYAVDLLERKHGLPIEVVMDIFSPPVWEQIDRMNSGDRKYFEAIRNTYGSLLLNGPFAIIVAHHGEMIAHTDRIRLRPMVAGIKGDTVYASSEESAIRLVCPELDKVWIPTGGHPVIARLKGTEGHDVVEGGREIPGTIVMEV